The following proteins come from a genomic window of Miscanthus floridulus cultivar M001 chromosome 2, ASM1932011v1, whole genome shotgun sequence:
- the LOC136519803 gene encoding phragmoplastin DRP1C-like gives MATMGSLIGLVNRIQRACTVLGDHGGGGGEGSLWEALPSVAVVGGQSSGKSSVLESIVGRDFLPRGSGIVTRRPLVLQLHKTDGGHEYAEFLHAPRKRLTDFAAVRKEIADETDRITGKTKAISNVPIHLSIYSPHVVNLTLIDLPGLTKVAVEGQPESIVQDIENMVRSYVDKPNCIILAISPANQDIATSDAIKLARDVDPSGDRTFGVLTKLDLMDKGTNAVDVLEGRQYRLQHPWVGIVNRSQADINKNVDMLSARRKEKEYFESSPEYGHLAHKMGAEYLAKLLSQHLEAVIRAKIPSIIAMINKTIDEIEAELDRLGRPIGGDAGAQLYTILDMCRAFDRVFKEHLDGGRPGGDRIYGVFDNQLPVALKKLPFDRHLSMQNVRKVISEADGYQPHLIAPEQGYRRLIDSSLSYFKGPAEASVDAVHLVLKELVRRSIAATEELKRFPTLQSDIAAAANDSLERFREDGRKTVLRLVEMEASYLTVEFFRKLPTEPEKAADKNTPVSDRYQDNHLRRIGSNVSSYINMVCETLRNTIPKAIVHCQVKEAKRNLLNRFYAHVGSKEKKQLSAMLDEDPALMEKRDALVKRLELYKSARNEIDSVAWK, from the exons ATGGCGACTATGGGGAGCCTGATCGGGCTGGTGAACCGGATCCAGCGCGCGTGCACCGTCCTCGGcgaccacggcggcggcggcggcgagggctcCCTCTGGGAGGCGCTCCCCTCCGTCGCTGTCGTTGGCGGGCAG AGTTCCGGGAAGTCGTCGGTGCTCGAGAGCATAGTGGGGAGGGACTTCCTGCCCCGTGGATCTG GTATTGTCACGAGGCGGCCTCTAGTGCTGCAGCTCCACAAGACAGATGGTGGGCACGAGTATGCTGAGTTCCTCCACGCCCCGCGGAAGCGGCTCACCGACTTTG CTGCTGTGAGGAAAGAGATTGCCGATGAGACAGATCGCATAACTGGGAAAACTAAAGCTATTTCAAATGTTCCCATCCATTTGAGTATATATTCGCCACATG TTGTTAACTTGACACTTATTGACCTTCCTGGACTGACAAAGGTCGCTGTAG AGGGGCAACCAGAATCTATTGTTCAAGATATTGAAAACATGGTTCGATCTTACGTTGACAAG CCAAATTGCATCATCTTGGCTATCTCCCCAGCTAACCAAGATATAGCAACATCAGACGCTATCAAGCTTGCTAGGGATGTTGATCCTTCAG GTGACAGGACTTTTGGAGTCTTAACAAAGCTTGATTTGATGGACAAGGGTACCAATGCCGTTGAT GTACTTGAAGGGAGGCAATATCGCTTACAACACCCCTGGGTTGGAATTGTCAATCGCTCACAAGCTGATATCAACAAGAATGTTGATATGCTCTCAGCAAGACGCAAAGAGAAAGAGTACTTTGAGAGTAGTCCGGAATATGGTCACTTGGCACATAAAATGGGTGCAGAGTATCTTGCCAAGCTTCTGTCACAG CATTTAGAGGCTGTTATCAGGGCCAAAATTCCAAGTATTATAGCCATGATTAACAAAACAATTGATGAAATAGAAGCCGAGTTGGATCGACTTGGTAGGCCAATCGGAGGTGATGCTGGG GCTCAGTTGTACACAATCTTGGATATGTGTCGTGCATTTGACCGTGTCTTTAAAGAGCACTTAGATGGCGG GCGGCCAGGTGGAGATCGGATTTATGGCGTCTTTGACAACCAGTTACCTGTAGCACTGAAAAAGCTTCCATTTGACCGACATCTTTCAATGCAAAATGTTCGTAAAGTTATTTCAGAGGCTGATGGTTACCAGCCCCACTTGATTGCCCCTGAGCAAGGATACAGAAGGCTTATAGATAGTTCTCTAAGCTACTTTAAGGGTCCAGCTGAAGCGTCTGTTGATGCG GTCCATTTGGTCTTAAAGGAGCTTGTTCGGAGATCGATTGCAGCAACAGAG GAATTGAAGCGATTCCCAACACTTCAATCGGATATAGCTGCTGCTGCAAACGATAGCCTGGAAAGATTCCGTGAGGACGGACGAAAGACTGTTCTTCGTCTAGTAGAGATGGAAGCCAGCTACCTAACAGTAGAGTTTTTCCGTAAACTTCCTACTGAACCAGAGAAAGCAGCTGATAAGAACACTCCAGTGAGTGATAGATATCAGGACAATCATCTGAGAAGAATTG GATCGAATGTGTCATCTTATATTAACATGGTCTGTGAGACTCTGAGGAACACAATTCCGAAAGCCATCGTACATTGTCAAGTGAAAGAGGCAAAAAGAAATTTGCTTAACCGTTTCTATGCTCATGTGGGAAGCAAGGAG AAGAAACAGCTGAGCGCGATGTTGGATGAGGACCCTGCTTTGATGGAGAAGAGGGATGCCTTGGTCAAGAGGCTAGAGCTGTACAAATCTGCAAGGAATGAGATCGACTCGGTCGCATGGAAATGA
- the LOC136538193 gene encoding threonine dehydratase 1 biosynthetic, chloroplastic-like, producing the protein MAAAATATATSPSASFPAASLRRDARRPSCVAAAAAATTAAEAGLAAVPAPPPTPMVRVAPESLQRESGCLVAGFRERGAGAVDAEGFGDAAGGGGGPGAMEYLTSVLSSKVYDVAIESPLQLATKLSDRLGVNLWIKREDLQPVFSFKLRGAYNMMAKLPREQLERGVICSSAGNHAQGVALSAQRLGCDAVIVMPVTTPEIKWKSVERLGATVVLEGDSYDEAQSYAKLRCQQEGRTFIPPFDHPDVITGQGTVGMEIVRQLQGPLHAIFVPVGGGGLIAGIAAYVKRVRPEVKIIGVEPSDANAMALSLCHGKRVMLEHVGGFADGVAVKTVGEETFRLCRELVDGIVMVSRDAICASIKDMFEEKRSILEPAGALALAGAEAYCKYYNLKGENVVAITSGANMNFDRLRLVTELADVGRKREALLATFLPEEQGSFKKFTELVGRMNITEFKYRYDSNAKDALVLYSVGIYTDDELGAMVDHMESAKLRTVNLTDNDLAKDHLRYFIGGRSEIKDELVYRFIFPERPGALMKFLDTFSPRWNISLFHYRAQGETGANVLVGIQVPPAEFDEFKSHAENLGYEYMSEHNNEIYRLLLRDPNV; encoded by the exons ATggcggccgccgccaccgccaccgccacctcgcCCTCAGCCTCCTTCCCCGCGGCCTCCCTACGCCGCGACGCGCGCAGGCCCTCCTGCgtagccgccgccgcggcggcgacgacggccgCTGAGGCGGGGCTCGCGGCCgtcccggcgccgccgccgacgccgatgGTGCGGGTGGCGCCGGAGTCGCTGCAGCGGGAGAGCGGGTGCCTCGTGGCGGGCTTTCGGGAgcgcggcgcgggcgcggtggaTGCGGAGGGGTTCGGGGACGCCGCGGGGGGAGGAGGAGGCCCTGGCGCGATGGAGTACCTCACCAGCGTGCTGTCGTCCAAGGTGTATGACGTCGCAATCGAGTCGCCGCTGCAGCTCGCCACCAAGCTCTCCGACCGTCTCGGGGTCAACCTCTGGATCAAGCGCGAGGACCTGCAGCCG GTGTTCTCATTCAAATTGCGGGGAGCATACAACATGATGGCAAAGCTCCCCCGTGAGCAGTTAGAGAGGGGCGTCATATGCTCCTCTGCTGGAAACCATGCCCAGGGTGTTGCTCTTTCCGCTCAGAGACTGGGATGCGATGCTGTCATCGTCATGCCCGTGACAACACCAGAAATCAAG TGGAAATCAGTGGAGAGGTTGGGTGCAACGGTGGTCCTTGAGGGGGACTCTTATGATGAAGCTCAGTCATACGCAAAATTACGATGTCAGCAGGAAGGCCGCACATTCATACCTCCCTTTGATCATCCTGATGTCATCACTGGACAAGGAACTGTCGGCATGGAAATTGTTCGGCAGCTGCAAGGTCCACTGCATGCAATATTTGTACCTGTTGGAGGTGGTGGATTAATTGCTGGAATTGCTGCCTATGTAAAACGGGTTCGCCCAGAG GTGAAAATAATTGGGGTGGAACCCTCAGATGCAAATGCAATGGCATTATCCTTGTGTCATGGTAAGAGGGTCATGTTGGAGCATGTTGGTGGGTTTGCTGATGGTGTAGCTGTCAAAACTGTTGGGGAGGAAACATTTCGCCTGTGCAGAGAGCTAGTAGATGGCATTGTTATGGTCAGTCGAGATGCTATTTGTGCTTCGATAAAG GATATGTTTGAGGAGAAAAGAAGTATCCTTGAACCTGCTGGTGCCCTTGCATTGGCTGGGGCTGAAGCCTACTGCAAATACTATAACTTGAAAGGAGAAAATGTGGTTGCAATAACTAGTGGGGCAAATATGAACTTTGATCGACTTAGACTAGTAACTGAGCTAGCTGATGTTGGCCGAAAACGGGAAGCATTGTTAGCTACATTTCTGCCAGAGGAGCAGGGAAGCTTCAAAAAATTCACAGAATTG GTTGGCAGAATGAATATTACTGAATTCAAATACAGATACGATTCTAATGCAAAAGATGCCCTTGTTCTTTACAG TGTTGGCATCTACACTGACGACGAGCTTGGAGCAATGGTGGATCACATGGAATCTGCGAAACTGAGGACTGTTAACCTTACTGACAATGATTTGGCAAAGGACCACCTTAGATACTTT ATTGGAGGCAGATCAGAAATAAAAGATGAACTGGTTTACAGGTTCATTTTTCCAGAAAGGCCTGGGGCCCTTATGAAATTTTTGGACACGTTCAGCCCTCGTTGGAACATCAGCCTTTTCCATTACCGTGCACAG GGTGAAACTGGAGCAAATGTATTAGTTGGTATACAAGTGCCGCCAGCAGAGTTTGATGAATTCAAGAGTCATGCTGAGAATCTCGGGTACGAGTACATGTCAGAGCACAACAATGAGATATACCGGTTGCTGTTGCGTGACCCAAATGTCTAA